atatattatattttttacctTCAATAACTATAAGCCATAGTTGACTAGAAAGTATCAAAAGTATACCCAActctttttttgaaatttcaaatattttatatcatacacgtcgtatacgtaatatggACATAAAGGCTCACCCTTAGGAGCACACACGTGCTGACACAAAGGGGCAATGCTATAGACGTTGTCCTGCCACCTCACCTGCCATTAATCGCCGAGGGGTGGTTTTGCTGGCCCCATTTAATGGTCAGCGCGCAAAAAATAATTCTGTTATTGTATTTTCCCTCATAAGTGGGCATGGATATCCAAACGAAAGCTCATTCGTCGCTGGACAGGCAAACCGAAAAGGTTCGAGGCGAAAGATGTTATCGCCGGCAGCGGAGGATACCTTCGTGCAGTGCTTCTGACAAAGTGGAAACAGTACTTGAGCGATGGGCTGCGGCTCATCCATGGAGACACAGACGAATCCTATCGTCACGGAGGTCAGCTCAGCAATGCAGTCGCGCCAAAATGGTGCACCAGCAGTAATGGTAATTGAGTGGGAATGGAGGAGACTTTAATTTCCAACAGAATCAATAGCCGTACATTTTACGCCTTTAGAACATTGTGGAGCAGTATGTACGACTAGACGAACAGATATCTAAATTGGAGGGCACATGCCCGGGTCCGCGGATGGCCACCGCCGAGGCCTGGGTGGAACATCTACGGAGCAAGCACGAGGCCATGTTAGGACTCGAGGGCATGGACCTGCCTACGATACGGGACAGAGAGAAGGATAGGGTGAGGGAAACCGATCCGGAGGAAGCGCTGCCCTTGCCAAGCTACCCTATGGGCCGGCAGGGCAATCAAATTGTGGCCAACACACCTACCAAGGACCTCGCACAGGTAATTGCCGGCCATTAACGCATGTGATGAAATTGTTGTTGGTAAATTAGTGGCTTCCTTTTGGGCTTCAGTTGGCCTATAACCTGGGCGTGATTGGCGATGCCCGAAAGGCTTCCATGCACGAGGATTTCTTTGCCAACCTGAGCGACTCGGCTATGTATTTGCTCAGCATACGATATTACGGAGAGCTGTTGGAGCACAGTAAAGAGCGACTGAAGACCCTGATGGAGAGCTATGCGGATCTGAATGAACTATATGTAAAGCAGGACGGTATCATAGCTTACATAAGCGGTGGTACATACATGACCCGACTGGAGGAAAGCATCGATGAACAGCTGGAGACGGCCAGGGACACGAGAGATAAGTTGGGCAGTGCCTTGGAGCAGTGGCGAATCTGTGGCCTGCTGTTGAGAGCTTCGGCAAACTCCGCCACCCAGGGTCTAAAGCAGTGGCGACAGCTAACCAGGATAATGTGGGTATTAAAGTTATAAAGCTAAAGAAACATTCTATACATTTTTCTTTCTAATTTTTAGCGATCCCAAGCAGAAGCTCCAATGGGCCTTGGACAGCCGCAGCTTATTACACGCCTCGATGGTTTCTTTGGATGCGGCACAGCTGGCTCTGCCGCATGTAGAACTAAAGTACATGAGTCACCGCCAGGTACTGGCCGTCAAGCACTGCAATACCTACCTTATCACAGACATAGCCAACAAGGCGCGGTAGGATTACTAATTACGCTCCCTTTCAACTTCTTTAAAGCCACATTCTTTCAGGTATGAGCACACCACTCGCGTCTTTACAAGTTACGAGTCCAATATCTCCAAAGCCTGCACGTGGCTGTACGATACATTTAACAACACCCTACGCAGTGACTTTGAAAAAGCGGAGGAAACTGTTTGTGGATTGGCTAAGACCCTGAGGGATCATCGGGAGGAAGTCTTTAGCACAGTCCAAAAATGACAAACAACTATAAAGCTCAACGAACCAGGTTTTTTGTACATAagtttaataaacaataaacgtAGAATTAGTACCAATAGGTTTTTGCTGGCGTTCGTTCCTCTTCGATTCCCATTTCCTCCATAATATCCATCTCGAAGGTGGAAAGCTTGGGTTGGAAAGTAATCTCGCCAACAACAGCGGCTGTAAGAGGTTTGACAGTTAGACGCTTCTACATAAATATATGACATGATTGGCATACCTGGTGTGTCCTTCTCCCGTTCGATGTAGGCATTTGGTGTTTTGTAGTCATGAGTTTGGTTATTCGTCTCCGGAATGGGAATTATGCGACCAGATCGCATTGACACACGCACCTTCTCACCCTCCTCTGTGAACCGCCATTCGAATTCCGTCCCTTGCAAATCTGAGGGATCCACCAATCGGATGTCTTTCAAAACATGAAGCGGCGCCTCAGACTTGATGATGATTCCGGGGAATTCTTTCTCGCCACCCACCTTACGGTAGTGCCAGTTCAGACCCTCCACAATTACCCAGTTGCGCTCGGGAATCACCTGGGTGACGATTCCCTGTTTTCCTTTGTCCTTGCCCACCAGGACTTCGATGCGGTCGCCGCGGAAGAAGCTCCACTCctctaaaaatagtttttattggttaataaaatttttaaatatcgtTTGATTATTCTGCATGTAAAACCCACCAACTGGTTCTACGAGTACATGGCGGCGACATGTTCCCGGCATATTCTGCTGCCGGAACTGGCCCGTCCATGATCTGTTTGTGGTATAGCGGAATCGCTTCCTTTCAACAGTTCGCTGGAGGTAATTGATTTCTTTTGGAGTTTGCCAGTATACCTagtaatggaaaaaaaaacaaatattattaataagcGAGAAACTTTTCCATGAAATGTGTTACGTGAGCTGTTCCATCAATTCGTTTCtagaaaaatgtatatttccCTTACCTGTTTTTTGCTACGCTCAATGTACTCCTTGGGAAGATTGGAGAAGTTCTTCAGTTTGCTAGCCAGAAATTGTGTTACCCGcattttgtatatttaattcaacaattaacaaaattattaaaaattaaatgcgGCTTGCAAACAGCTGATGGGCCAAAACAAAGTGCCATTCACAACGAAACGTCGAAGTTGGAAGATTTATAAATGGTTTGGCGGGAGTTTTGAATGTTTGTCGTGCGTATCAGacctataaaatttgtttcagttactaaaaaatatattattataaacgcTATGTGGGTCATTGTTGTTTAAAcaactataatatttttaatacacaatatttttttcttagtgtAATAAAATTCGCGGAGACTGGCAACATTACAAGAAGAAGCAGGTGATATTTGTTCTCTGGGGTTTTATATCGTTCTCCGCAGCCCTAAATTGCGATGCAAACCGGCTTATTATAAACAAAAGGTATGTGCTGACTATTTAAATGTGGGCACGTGCAACCGCACTTCCATTACCTGGCGCACTTGCCCACAGCGAGCTTCAATTCCTGCTCTGCACAACTCGCATTCAATCATCCGAGGAGGGCCATTAGTCATTTCCATATCAGAACACTCGCACACTGGGAAAAAAGTTCCTGCCTAAGAACCCGACACTAATAAGAATCCCAATATGTCCTACCACATAGAAATGGAAGACCACGTCGAGCCGGAGCCCCTGCTCCAGTCTAGGACCGCCAAAAACCTTCTGCGTTTTCTGAATCTCCTGCCAGCTCGGATGGCCTCGCATGACAACACCCGGTAAGCAGGTCCTTGGATAGTCCTTCATATATTCTGATTTCAtacttttttaacttttaggAGCACCATTGTTTTCTTCGCTGTCTGTGGTCTGGATGTTTTGAACTCCTTACATTTAATTCCGCCCCATTTGCGGCAGGACACTATTGACTGGGTCTACGGGGGCCTGGTGGTGCCACGCGACAACGAAAGACGCTGTGGCGGTTTCATGGTGAGCATAAATTCGTATCTGTCAGGTGAACAAACACTCGGCCGGCAGCAAGTAAATAGAGCTTCTTGGTATTCCCTTTCCCATTCCCAACCCAGCTCCTTATCTCTTTACGTGGCCCGGCAGCACACACTGCGACAAACCTTGGCGCATCCCTCGGCGCGTTGTTTGTTTATCCAGCCAGCTGATACGCAACCAGTTCCATTTCCTTCTCCAAAAAAGAGTACTAGTATTCGGCGGCATTTCATATCAAACCCACTGACTGCACACACAGTTGTGCTCAAAGTGATATCGTTTTTACATTGGAGATATCCCCTATCTTAGAAAGCAATAACATTTGGGTTTCTTCATGAATGAATTATTTATTGACTTATTTAAGCTTCTATAATATAAATTCCCATCCCAACTTCAAAACATGGCACTTCAAAAAACAACTATTATGGCGCCCTCCACCGTGTAAATATGCATAATTGTAGGGGATATGCGAGGGAAATTCTCAATTTGCGCAGCAGTTTGGTTTACATGACACCAACACGCCCATCCCCACTCCCCAGAAGTCTCCCACATCGCTTATATCTGCCAACGCCTTATCAGAAACATGCAAAACCACTTTGGGACAGATCTGTAAATTGTACTCTTTTTTTCAGGGATGCCGCGCTATGCTTCCAAAAACGGAAGATGCTGACGTTTTAGAGTGTATGCGGAAATATCAGTGGGGTCACTTGGCCATGACCTACACCAGCATAGCCGCTCTAGTCACCTTGGGCGATGATTTATCCAGGCTGGACCGCAAGAGCATCGTCGACGGTGTGGCTGCAGTACAAAAGAAGGAAGGCAGCTTCGGAGCCTGTATCGACGGTAGCGAGGATGATATGAGGTTCGTTTATTGCGCCGCCACCATCTGCTACATGCTCGACTACTGGGGCGACGTGGATAAGGAGGCCATGTTTCAGTTCATCATGCGGAGCTTGAGGTATGACTACGGTTTCAGCCAGGAGCTGGAAGGGGAGGCCCACGGCGGTACCACTTTTTGTGCCCTGGCGGCTTTGCATCTCAGCGGTCAACTGCATCGGGTGGATTCTACTACAAAAGAGCGAATGAAACGATGGCTTATATTTCGCCAAATGGACGGTTTCCAGGGACGACCTAACAAGCCCGTGGACACTTGCTACTCCTTTTGGATCGGTGCTTCCTTGTGCATCCTAGATGCTTTTGATCTGTCCGACTATGCGAAGAATCGAGAGTATATCATAAGCACACAAGATAAATTAATCGGCGGGTTTGCAAAGTGGCCCCAGGCCAACCCCGATCCGTTTCATACGTACCTGGGCCTTTGTGGATTGGCCTTTATCGGAGAGCCCGGCTTAAACGCTGTTAATCCCAGTCTGAACATGTCCATGGCCGCCTACTCCCACCTGCAGCATCTTCACGAACAATGGCGATCTGAAAACGGAAAAGGCGACGAAGACCTCGGCCTAAGCTCCGCCGCTCAGCAGCAACTGAAGCTCAAGATAAAGGAAGGCGATGTGAAAGATACGACTGCTGCGACTACCTCCAATTCGCCATTGATTCCGGCACAATGATGGGAATCGAACGGAACAAACGACTTAAAGCACACTATTGTATTTACATTGGCCGCATTTTAGCCACGCCACGCTTTTTTAcgtatattttgtatttttatgaaGAGACGCTTTGGCTTTTAGAGAGTGGATGGATAAATAGAAATATGTTTATTGTACAGCCTTAATTAATGTTACACTGTAAGAGTATGCCTAAAGTTAAAATAAAGCGTCCCATGCATGAAGCATGTATTTACAGCGAATCCCTTGGTTTTAAGCCTCGATAGCCTCCTCGAATACCGGTAGGTTCTTAAACTTGCAGAAAGAGTCGATGGTGGTGCATGGCTGGTAGGTTGTAGCTCATTCCTGGCCGATCGATGTGGACTCGTCCACGCAATGGGGCCAGCACCCGTTCGGTGACCAGCGGGCAACGCTGCACCATCAGCGACTGCAGAAGCGGACAGCTCTGTGTTAGGGCGCTAAAGGAAAAAATGGATTTGGGGCTAGTAAACGAGAAAACTGCTAGGATAGAAGTCGTTCAGGCTGTAGGCGTTGTGTGCCCCCTCAAGGAGCGGCCGGTCAATAAAAAGACACCGCTGCCGCAGCGGTGCCAGCGATCGTTCTGTTACCCGAGGGCAACGGCGGATGAGCAGGGTCCGAATACGCGGACAGTGGACTGTCAGAGCACTGAAAAATACGCAGAGGCGGATGCAGATTTCCTGTATTGTTTCCAAACCAACTAAACACAACACGGCACGCACACGATTACAGACAACGACCTCCTCCGAGAGGAGGAACACAACTGGGCATGGATTACTTACTGCACTCCATAGTCGGAAATGGCGGCACAGCCAATCAGGTTGATGTGTTCCAGTTCGCGGCAGTAGTTGCCTATTTGGATGAGCACTTGGTCGGTTACACTTGGAGTATTGGCCAGTGACAGGACGGTTAGATTGTTGAGCCTCCTGAAAAATATGATTAGGCACCGCTCGCCAATTGCACCGCAATACGAGATATCGAACTCCACCAGCTTGCTCTGGTGCAGGGTCAGAGCGTCCACCGCTCCCGTAGTGAGCCACTCGCACTTGGACAGCTTCAACACCCGCAGCTCCTTACATTCTACGATTATTGGCTGCAGGGATAGGGCCGTAATGTTGACACACTCGTTGAGGTTCACGGCCACCAGACGCTGTTTATTGTTCGCCAGCAGGGGAAGAAGCAAATCGTCCGTTAGCCAACGACAGCAGGCTAAATGCAGTACCTCCAAGCGACGGCAACAACGGGCCAGCACACGAAAGCCATCTTCAATATTGCTTGAGTTGTTTCCAGAGAGATGCAGTTCTTGACGCTTTTCTAAAGCTGCCTCTGAGAATTTTTGAGCTGTTCGTGAGCAGCATCGCAAGTTAAACAAGTCTTTCAGCGATAGGTAGACGGCAACATGTGGGATTAGAACGTCGTCCCAACAAACGTCAAACAGTGAACAGGGAGTGGGAGTTGCAGGTCGAGAGATGTCCAGAGTTCTCGGACTGGGCGAGCGGGCCATGGACGCCAGGTGCGCCTCCTCCTCAGGATGCAGGGTACACATGTTTTCGTCCCCGTCTCCACCTTTGATTACGTGATCTGGGCACCAGCGACCCAATCCAAGGAGCCAGGTGAAGACGCAATTTATTGTTTACCTTGCAGGCAAACAGCTGATAGCAGTGTTGTAAAATAGTTAAAGCTATCAATGAGGTGTGACCAAATAACACTATTATTCTTGTGAGAAaccgccaaaaaaaattaaacttaatttaaaaactaaaatggcGGCCTATTTACAATCtcgaaacaaaacaaaaaaaaaactatcaaTTCTACCAagcctaaaataaaaaaagatttttttacaCAAGCATTTTTGCACAAGACATGGCAAAGAATTATATGTAACACCcatgatttaaattttaaaagaaaaatccgcttatttatacaattttacatttttttttgttttgaagatattaattttatttaataaaattagtaAGCAATGCCAGTGTGGTCACGGATCCAGTCCAAGTGGTAGGTGACACGCTGGAATCCAGCAGGAGCGCCAGACTGGCATCCATTGCTGGAGACAAAGTTGCTGACTCCGACCAGTTTGTTGCCGTCGTGTGTGACCAATGGGCCACCGGAATCTCCTTGGCAGATGGACTTGCCATCGACGGTACGGGTGCAGATAATGTTGTCACCGACGGATCCGTAAGTCCAGCCGCACTCGTCGTTGTGGACGATCTGGAGATCGACGCACTGAAGCCAATCGGGCAGAGGGCTGCCGTCATAGGTGCCACCCCAGCCGCAGGCAACAGCCCACCATtcgttgtagttgttgtagcGATCGTTGTAGCTGGGCAGCTCAACCTTGTTGACCATGTGCCAGAAGTCCACGTGGGGAATACGGATCAGAGCAATGTCAGCGTTGGGGTGCTTGATGAAGTCGCCGTTGCCAACCCAGTGGGTGTACTGGGCGTTGGTGCGCCAGGTGGCTCCGAAGTAGACGGTTACGGAGGCAGCATCTCCGATGCAGTGCTCAGCAGTCAGGACCCAGGTGTTGCTGATGATAGAGCCACCGCACCACCAACCGCCGCTAAAACCGAGACCGACGGTGTAAGGAGCCTTGCCCTCGGATGCGGGGTATCCGTTGGTGACACGTCCCTGGATCTTGGAGCTCTTAGGCACATCCTTCACAAACACCTTGTCGTCGAAAGCAGAGGCCGAAGCCACGGCCAGAGCCAGAATAGTAAGGAACACCTTCATGTTGATGTCGAAACTAGATTCTAGCACCCCTGGGAGGCTTTTTATATACCCTTTCAAACATCCGTTACTACTATCGTATCTTCGATTTCAATAGGATCGTAAATATTCTTCAAGACTCCCATAAACGATGTCACTGATAAGGATTGAGAAGTGCactcctttatttttttgctattgaagctcaaataaataatataaatcttGATTCTGTAGATAGAACGTTGTTATATCTtactaattttaatttaaatgattAAAGTCCTATAAGCTATTTATAATATGGGAATATTCAAATAATTGTAATCAACTACTTAAAATTAATTCAGATAAGCCAGATActaaatatgtacataaatcTTCCTTATCAAACGGACttaatggaaaaaaattcttCCTGCAAAGTCATTATATTTCGTGGTATTGttcagttttaaatattttaatttgttgatatgaccatgtttatttttttccgttCACCCTATCTAATCAAATATGTACTTTGAAAATTTACAATGATCTCTTGAATTCGATGATTTTTAACAAAAGAAGTTACTCAGCCacttaagaaacttttacATATACGTATGATTATTATTGAACTCGTGTTATTgattatatgaaatatatattttatttttacataaaGTACTATACACCATCAAATGTGGGATTGCCCAGATCTTTTTACACAGAAATCTCCTTGGCAAATCAATAAATTTCCATAAAAGTCCGCCGGATACTTAGGTCCTGACGCACTGCGGCACCGTCATGATGGACGATCTGGATGTAGACGTACTGAAGACAATCGGCTAGCCCACTTTATTCGTTATATTTGCGTTGTAGCGCTTGATTATGTTCGTTTGGAAGAAAGTGGGTGTATTGGGGTGTTGGCTTTACTGATGGTCGTTAGATCCCAGGTGTTCCTAATAATAGAGCCACAGCCAAGTCCGTTTTATTCTTTTTCCTATTTAATAGACTCATTCTTAGACCCcagaaacttttttaataaaatgcttagtttataaaaatgaatgattttattaaaatgttattggaatttttttgttagcAGAAAAAGAATgctatttgtatttaaaaaaattagtaaGAAATGCCAGTGTGGTCACGGATCCAGTCCAAGTGGTAGGTGACACGCTGGAATCCACCAGGGGCGCCAGACTGGCATCCATTTCCAGAGACGAAGTTGGTGACTCCGACCAGTTTGTTGCCGTCGTGTGTGACCAATGGGCCACCGGAATCTCCTTGGCAGATGGACTTGCCATCAACGTTACGGGTGCAGATAATGTTGTCACCGACGGATCCGTAGGCCCAGCCGCATTCGTCGTTGTGAACAATCTGGAGATCGACGCACTGGAGCCAGTCGGGTAGGGAGCTGCCGTCATAGGTGGTGCCCCATCCGCAGGCAACGGCCCAATATTCGTTGTAATTGTTGTAGCGATCGTTGTAGCTGGGCAGCTCAACCTTGTTGACCATGTGCCAGAAGTCCACGTGGGGAATACGGATCAGAGCAATGTCAGCGTTGGGGTGCTTGATGAAGTCACCGTTGCCAACCCAGTGGGTGTACTGGGCGTTGGTGCGCCAGGTGGCTCCGAAGTAGACGGTAACGGAAGCGGAATCACTGATGCAGTGCTCAGCAGTCAGGACCCAGGTGTTGCCAATGATGGAGCCACCGCACCACCAACCGCCGCTGAAGCCGAGACCGACGGCGTAGGGAGCCTTGCCCTCGGATGCGGGGTATCCGTTGGTGATACGTCCCTCGATCTTGGAGGCCTTGGGCACATCCTTCACGAACACCTTGCTTTCGAAAGCAGAGGCCGAAGCCACAACCAGAGCCAGAATAGTAAGGAACACCTTCATGTTGACGGCGAATCTGAGATCTGGAACCCTAGGTAGCCCTTTTATACGCATTTCCGAACCTCTATTCCTACTACCCGTATCTTCGAATTGAACAGGATCGTAAATATTCTTCCAGACTTCCATAAACGATGTCAGAGATAAGGTCTAAAAAGAACACTTTTTTATTGTAAGtcttttaaaaactataataaaCTTATAAATTTGTAGTTAAATCTTACTGAATGTGATTTGAATTGTAATAAAGCTCTATCATATCCTTTATCCTATCATCTAATAAATTATTGCCAACCAATTATCTTCACATAAATTTCACTTGCCAAACAATTCCCACGAACCCAACTACTTTTCCTTAGTCATGATACATATATCTTGGTTTGGTACagtgtttaatattttgattaaTATATATGACGATGTTTCTTTGTTTCTTGTTCCCCCTATCTAATCAAGTATATACTTTGAAAATGTACAATGATTTCTTGAGTTGAAtgattttcaataaaagtccgtcaatttataaaaaaaaggacacccAGACAATTGGACTCGTATTTTcgataaaacaaatatattatCATTTGAGGGCTGTCTGTTTAAAGCTTTATAAACTGGACTTACATTTTCAGTCTTATTCATTTTCATTAGACTCTGTTTAAGacccaaaaaaatttttaaataatgtttaataaagatagttttttcatttttttacttgtttttttttttaaaactatttattaaaaaacattattgataaaaaattgatttacGTTCTTCCTCGCTTCATTTTTTCAATGTAGATGGGATTTTTGAATCTGGAATAATTCCCCTCTGTGATTTAACTCGACACATAAATACTTCTCAAGAGCCCCATAAATGGTTTTATGATACGGCTTCAGGAAAAAACCAATTGAACCGCCTTCTAAAAGTTATTTAAATGATTAAGCATTATTATTAGagtaaaacttaaattaaagtttaatttgaaggttttttaaaaactcgCCTCTACGGTTTTACATTCTAAATTAATACGAGTTGTTAAAAATACTCTGCCACCTTATCTAATAAAAAAACgtatacacatacatacatacatacatatgtatatatatgtccATGCCTAATCTAAGATCAATGTTGTATCAACTTCCTGttgctataatttttttttaaatctattttattCAAGTGGAAGGTGTCATATCTAATCTATTCCTTACATTTTTGATTTGGCGAATGGAATTTTACATTTGTATAGTCTTCAAATATAATATACTGAGTAT
This region of Drosophila bipectinata strain 14024-0381.07 chromosome 2L, DbipHiC1v2, whole genome shotgun sequence genomic DNA includes:
- the synr gene encoding uncharacterized protein synr — its product is MGCGSSMETQTNPIVTEVSSAMQSRQNGAPAVMNIVEQYVRLDEQISKLEGTCPGPRMATAEAWVEHLRSKHEAMLGLEGMDLPTIRDREKDRVRETDPEEALPLPSYPMGRQGNQIVANTPTKDLAQLAYNLGVIGDARKASMHEDFFANLSDSAMYLLSIRYYGELLEHSKERLKTLMESYADLNELYVKQDGIIAYISGGTYMTRLEESIDEQLETARDTRDKLGSALEQWRICGLLLRASANSATQGLKQWRQLTRIIDPKQKLQWALDSRSLLHASMVSLDAAQLALPHVELKYMSHRQVLAVKHCNTYLITDIANKARYEHTTRVFTSYESNISKACTWLYDTFNNTLRSDFEKAEETVCGLAKTLRDHREEVFSTVQK
- the LOC108124299 gene encoding serine protease 1-like, whose product is MKVFLTILALVVASASAFESKVFVKDVPKASKIEGRITNGYPASEGKAPYAVGLGFSGGWWCGGSIIGNTWVLTAEHCISDSASVTVYFGATWRTNAQYTHWVGNGDFIKHPNADIALIRIPHVDFWHMVNKVELPSYNDRYNNYNEYWAVACGWGTTYDGSSLPDWLQCVDLQIVHNDECGWAYGSVGDNIICTRNVDGKSICQGDSGGPLVTHDGNKLVGVTNFVSGNGCQSGAPGGFQRVTYHLDWIRDHTGISY
- the mRpL24 gene encoding large ribosomal subunit protein uL24m produces the protein MRVTQFLASKLKNFSNLPKEYIERSKKQVYWQTPKEINYLQRTVERKRFRYTTNRSWTGQFRQQNMPGTCRRHVLVEPVEEWSFFRGDRIEVLVGKDKGKQGIVTQVIPERNWVIVEGLNWHYRKVGGEKEFPGIIIKSEAPLHVLKDIRLVDPSDLQGTEFEWRFTEEGEKVRVSMRSGRIIPIPETNNQTHDYKTPNAYIEREKDTPAAVVGEITFQPKLSTFEMDIMEEMGIEEERTPAKTYWY
- the betaggt-I gene encoding geranylgeranyl transferase type-1 subunit beta, whose amino-acid sequence is MEDHVEPEPLLQSRTAKNLLRFLNLLPARMASHDNTRSTIVFFAVCGLDVLNSLHLIPPHLRQDTIDWVYGGLVVPRDNERRCGGFMGCRAMLPKTEDADVLECMRKYQWGHLAMTYTSIAALVTLGDDLSRLDRKSIVDGVAAVQKKEGSFGACIDGSEDDMRFVYCAATICYMLDYWGDVDKEAMFQFIMRSLRYDYGFSQELEGEAHGGTTFCALAALHLSGQLHRVDSTTKERMKRWLIFRQMDGFQGRPNKPVDTCYSFWIGASLCILDAFDLSDYAKNREYIISTQDKLIGGFAKWPQANPDPFHTYLGLCGLAFIGEPGLNAVNPSLNMSMAAYSHLQHLHEQWRSENGKGDEDLGLSSAAQQQLKLKIKEGDVKDTTAATTSNSPLIPAQ
- the Jon25Biii gene encoding serine protease 1; this translates as MKVFLTILALAVASASAFDDKVFVKDVPKSSKIQGRVTNGYPASEGKAPYTVGLGFSGGWWCGGSIISNTWVLTAEHCIGDAASVTVYFGATWRTNAQYTHWVGNGDFIKHPNADIALIRIPHVDFWHMVNKVELPSYNDRYNNYNEWWAVACGWGGTYDGSPLPDWLQCVDLQIVHNDECGWTYGSVGDNIICTRTVDGKSICQGDSGGPLVTHDGNKLVGVSNFVSSNGCQSGAPAGFQRVTYHLDWIRDHTGIAY
- the jet gene encoding F-box/LRR-repeat protein 15 isoform X2, which gives rise to MCTLHPEEEAHLASMARSPSPRTLDISRPATPTPCSLFDVCWDDVLIPHVAVYLSLKDLFNLRCCSRTAQKFSEAALEKRQELHLSGNNSSNIEDGFRVLARCCRRLEVLHLACCRWLTDDLLLPLLANNKQRLVAVNLNECVNITALSLQPIIVECKELRVLKLSKCEWLTTGAVDALTLHQSKLVEFDISYCGAIGERCLIIFFRRLNNLTVLSLANTPSVTDQVLIQIGNYCRELEHINLIGCAAISDYGVHALTQSCPLLQSLMVQRCPLVTERVLAPLRGRVHIDRPGMSYNLPAMHHHRLFLQV
- the jet gene encoding F-box/LRR-repeat protein 15 isoform X1, whose protein sequence is MCTLHPEEEAHLASMARSPSPRTLDISRPATPTPCSLFDVCWDDVLIPHVAVYLSLKDLFNLRCCSRTAQKFSEAALEKRQELHLSGNNSSNIEDGFRVLARCCRRLEVLHLACCRWLTDDLLLPLLANNKQRLVAVNLNECVNITALSLQPIIVECKELRVLKLSKCEWLTTGAVDALTLHQSKLVEFDISYCGAIGERCLIIFFRRLNNLTVLSLANTPSVTDQVLIQIGNYCRELEHINLIGCAAISDYGVHALTVHCPRIRTLLIRRCPRVTERSLAPLRQRCLFIDRPLLEGAHNAYSLNDFYPSSFLVY